A single Lactuca sativa cultivar Salinas chromosome 8, Lsat_Salinas_v11, whole genome shotgun sequence DNA region contains:
- the LOC111904424 gene encoding alpha-amylase, protein MENKGKRERDRVFKKNGILLFPLSTTEYNKGIKVVADIVINHRTGEKQDGSGKYYIFEGGTPDKRLDWGSSLIFKDDDYCVGNGNIDTGDPITGSPVIDHVNPIVQKELSDWMNWLKIEIGFDGWQFDYVKGYSSSFTKIYMTNTSPDFAVGELWSSLAHGQDEKPY, encoded by the coding sequence ATGGAGAACAAAGGCAAAAGAGAACGAGACagggttttcaaaaaaaatgggatTTTACTTTTTCCCCTTTCTACTACCGAGTACAACAAGGGAATCAAAGTCGTTGCAgacatagttataaatcacagaACAGGGGAAAAGCAAGATGGAAGCGGGAAATACTATATCTTCGAGGGTGGAACTCCAGATAAACGCCTTGATTGGGGATCTTCCTTGATTTTTAAAGACGACGACTATTGTGTTGGCAATGGAAATATCGACACAGGAGATCCCATTACAGGTTCCCCAGTCATCGATCACGTAAACCCTATAGTCCAAAAGGAGTTATCTGATTGGATGAATTGGCTCAAGATTGAAATAGGGTTTGATGGGTGGCAATTTGATTACGTAAAAGGGTATTCCTCGAGTTTCACCAAGATCTACATGACCAACACCTCTCCCGATTTTGCAGTTGGAGAGCTATGGAGCTCGTTAGCTCATGGGCAAGATGAAAAACCATATTAA